The following are encoded together in the Capsulimonas corticalis genome:
- a CDS encoding PAS domain-containing protein, whose amino-acid sequence MDGIDESERSHADDGDISRERLLLIANNTPLLVAFVGADGRYQFNNDTYNKWFGLHAPDLRGKEVKEVIGEAAYLTIQHHLEAALAGNIVTYDMMVQYANAGRRFVRTTLVPEKDATGAVLGFMLFVSDDSNLHDAQAQITSAYNRLLLTSEIGRAVRSSADPQEIIETTTAALGEALNADRCYYVTYDLQRGDSFVGPEWRRNGVSSVAGTHRISDFSPNRNPAYFLGQTNVIEDAFLLADSDVSKKLGVRAVIRAPIQQDGQTTALVVAMATEARIWTEQEVALVETTASQTRGAVEAAHARQRERAILRDVLASVTGGKLNLVFDRTELPTPVGQRVDTSMSLTPTEGLRGLRHLARQAALHAGHSDERQNDLITAASEAGMNAIVHAGGGDAWVQLTEKGMVQIWIEDHGKGIATMDLPRAALARGYSTQGTLGHGIKMMLETSDRVYLLTGSNGTTVVLEQEREAPIPAWL is encoded by the coding sequence ATGGACGGGATCGACGAATCAGAACGCAGTCACGCCGATGATGGCGACATCTCCAGGGAACGCTTACTCCTCATCGCAAACAATACGCCGTTGCTGGTTGCATTTGTTGGCGCGGATGGCCGCTACCAATTCAACAACGACACATACAATAAGTGGTTTGGCCTTCACGCGCCTGATCTTCGTGGTAAAGAAGTCAAAGAAGTTATCGGTGAAGCAGCCTATCTCACGATCCAACATCATTTGGAAGCTGCGCTTGCAGGGAATATCGTGACCTACGATATGATGGTGCAATACGCCAATGCGGGACGCCGCTTCGTTCGAACCACACTCGTCCCTGAAAAAGACGCCACGGGAGCTGTGTTAGGGTTTATGCTGTTCGTGAGCGACGACAGTAACCTTCACGATGCGCAGGCCCAGATCACGTCCGCGTATAATCGTCTGCTGCTGACCAGTGAGATCGGACGAGCGGTGCGAAGCTCTGCCGATCCGCAGGAGATTATAGAAACCACGACGGCAGCATTGGGAGAAGCGCTGAACGCGGATCGTTGTTACTATGTTACTTATGACTTACAACGCGGCGATAGCTTCGTTGGCCCCGAATGGCGACGCAACGGCGTATCCTCTGTCGCAGGGACGCATCGTATTTCCGATTTCAGCCCCAACCGAAATCCAGCATATTTCTTAGGCCAGACAAACGTCATCGAAGATGCATTCCTCCTCGCAGACAGTGATGTCTCCAAGAAACTCGGCGTCCGCGCGGTCATACGTGCGCCAATCCAGCAGGATGGCCAAACGACAGCCCTTGTGGTGGCGATGGCGACTGAGGCGCGCATTTGGACGGAGCAGGAAGTTGCTCTTGTGGAAACCACAGCTTCTCAAACACGCGGAGCGGTCGAGGCCGCGCATGCACGCCAGCGGGAACGGGCAATCCTTCGTGATGTTCTTGCGAGCGTGACGGGGGGCAAGCTCAATCTCGTGTTCGACCGTACTGAGCTGCCAACTCCCGTGGGCCAGAGAGTCGATACTAGTATGTCGTTGACGCCCACGGAAGGGTTGCGTGGTCTGCGCCATCTTGCGCGGCAGGCGGCTCTGCACGCAGGTCACTCCGACGAGCGTCAAAACGATTTAATCACAGCAGCGAGCGAAGCGGGAATGAACGCTATCGTTCATGCAGGTGGTGGGGACGCTTGGGTGCAGTTGACTGAGAAGGGCATGGTGCAAATTTGGATCGAAGATCACGGAAAGGGCATTGCGACGATGGATTTGCCCAGAGCAGCGCTCGCCCGTGGATACAGCACTCAGGGTACGCTTGGTCACGGGATTAAGATGATGTTGGAGACCAGTGACCGCGTTTATCTCCTGACAGGTTCAAACGGAACTACTGTTGTTTTGGAACAGGAGCGCGAGGCTCCAATACCTGCATGGTTGTAG
- a CDS encoding SpoIIE family protein phosphatase, which translates to MHERHRILIVDDDAQDRHAVIDALRQTAHMDGIEVDVVESDTIASAREVLQHEDFACVFLDHDLPDGTSLDLLTEVRSQGLSTPIIVLTGERNQQTIVEVMNAGALDYLPKEKLHPDLVAHSVRAALIFRQAQREKQAILDALRESEQRSRQMIDAIPHVAWITEPDGSVNYYNQRWYEYSGLTQQETQDWSWEAVIHPDDLKRADSVWRTAVESGVDSEVEYRLRHADGLYRWHLGRSQPVKDTAGEIKAWVGTATDIEERKQTEELLIRSQEDLQFSVSAARLGTFYCEWPLDKIIWNETCKEHFFLSPNADVDIKLFYSLLHPADREPTRLAIEQAMANQVEYNVEYRTLAPDGRTRWVNAVGRFQYHEDGTPKRFDGITIDIATRKANEEAIKRRAEREALLNRIGHALRVSLDPQTILETAVRELGQALSADRCYYASYDQNTNVATIGPDWSAAGLSPISGQYPMLDFAVNHDPIFQAGRTQVMTDTSPDLAMLNLGIRSLVRVPLVSGAVKTALSAAMSNDARAWTPEEISLVETVATQTQTALEAARLLHREHNIAEQLQSALQPIVPQSIPGLEVGSFTRPALDEASVGGDFMDVFALDKGLFALVIGDVSGKGLAAAQQLALIRNSLRMALYQHNSPAVAATTLNSTVTSHDLLIGFVTAWVGVYDAATGQITYCSCGHEPALIRRANGTIQTLETSTPPLGVTANAHYSDCVITLASGDALLLYTDGVSEAGPSRRDLLGTDGLIRLLDALRTDTNAQQQAETIVAEASAYANGAFSDDVAVLLARRQ; encoded by the coding sequence GTGCATGAACGCCATCGAATCCTTATTGTAGACGACGATGCTCAAGATCGCCATGCCGTCATAGATGCGCTGCGACAGACCGCCCATATGGACGGAATTGAAGTGGATGTGGTCGAATCCGACACCATTGCAAGCGCGCGTGAGGTTCTGCAGCACGAAGATTTCGCATGCGTCTTTCTTGACCATGATTTGCCTGATGGTACGTCGTTGGACCTTTTGACGGAAGTTCGCTCCCAGGGTCTCTCGACGCCTATCATCGTTCTAACGGGCGAGCGCAATCAACAAACGATTGTCGAAGTCATGAATGCGGGAGCACTGGACTACCTGCCAAAGGAAAAGCTCCATCCTGATCTCGTGGCGCACTCCGTCCGCGCGGCGCTGATCTTTCGCCAGGCTCAGCGCGAAAAGCAAGCGATCCTGGATGCTCTGCGCGAAAGCGAACAGCGCTCACGGCAGATGATCGACGCCATTCCCCATGTCGCATGGATTACAGAGCCAGACGGGTCGGTAAACTACTATAATCAGCGATGGTACGAATACTCTGGATTGACACAACAAGAGACACAAGATTGGAGCTGGGAGGCGGTCATTCATCCAGATGACCTGAAGCGAGCAGACAGCGTATGGCGCACGGCTGTCGAATCGGGAGTGGACTCCGAGGTGGAATATCGTCTTCGCCACGCGGATGGACTTTACCGTTGGCATCTGGGGCGTTCGCAACCCGTGAAAGACACGGCGGGTGAAATCAAAGCGTGGGTTGGCACAGCAACCGACATTGAGGAGCGCAAGCAAACTGAGGAGCTACTGATCCGTAGTCAGGAAGACTTACAGTTCTCCGTTAGCGCGGCTCGCCTCGGAACCTTCTATTGTGAATGGCCCCTGGACAAAATCATTTGGAACGAGACCTGCAAAGAGCACTTCTTTCTTTCTCCGAACGCTGACGTTGACATCAAGCTGTTTTACTCACTTCTTCATCCTGCCGACCGTGAGCCGACGCGCCTCGCCATTGAGCAAGCAATGGCAAATCAAGTTGAATACAATGTTGAATACCGCACGCTCGCCCCTGACGGACGCACGCGCTGGGTGAACGCCGTGGGCCGTTTCCAATATCACGAAGATGGAACTCCCAAGCGCTTTGACGGGATTACCATCGATATCGCTACTCGCAAGGCAAACGAGGAAGCGATAAAGCGTCGCGCCGAACGCGAAGCGCTACTCAACCGCATTGGGCATGCACTGCGTGTCTCACTCGATCCTCAGACTATCTTGGAGACGGCTGTTAGAGAGCTTGGGCAGGCGCTAAGCGCAGACCGATGTTATTATGCCTCTTACGATCAGAATACTAACGTCGCCACAATCGGTCCTGATTGGAGCGCAGCAGGCTTGTCCCCTATTTCTGGTCAGTATCCGATGTTGGATTTTGCCGTAAATCACGATCCAATCTTTCAGGCGGGAAGAACTCAGGTCATGACGGATACAAGTCCAGACCTCGCAATGCTTAACCTGGGTATCCGTTCACTGGTTCGAGTGCCTTTAGTGTCTGGAGCGGTGAAGACTGCTCTCTCAGCGGCAATGTCGAACGATGCGCGTGCCTGGACCCCAGAGGAGATATCTCTGGTGGAGACGGTGGCGACCCAGACCCAAACGGCGCTGGAAGCGGCGCGACTGCTGCACCGCGAGCACAATATCGCAGAGCAGCTTCAGTCTGCCCTCCAGCCCATAGTACCCCAAAGCATTCCTGGCTTGGAGGTAGGCTCCTTCACGCGCCCTGCGCTCGATGAAGCGTCGGTCGGCGGCGACTTCATGGATGTGTTTGCACTGGATAAGGGATTGTTTGCGCTGGTGATTGGCGATGTGTCAGGAAAAGGTCTCGCTGCTGCCCAGCAACTCGCTCTGATCAGAAACAGCTTGCGCATGGCTCTTTATCAGCACAATTCTCCTGCTGTAGCCGCAACGACCTTGAACAGCACTGTTACTTCTCATGATCTACTCATTGGCTTTGTGACCGCCTGGGTCGGCGTGTATGACGCTGCGACAGGACAGATTACCTATTGCTCCTGTGGACACGAGCCTGCATTGATACGGCGAGCGAACGGCACCATCCAAACGTTGGAAACATCTACTCCGCCGTTGGGAGTTACAGCCAACGCACACTATAGTGATTGCGTCATAACATTGGCTTCAGGGGATGCACTTCTGCTGTACACGGATGGCGTCAGCGAGGCGGGTCCAAGCCGCCGCGATCTACTTGGGACGGATGGACTAATCCGTCTGCTGGACGCGTTACGAACGGATACGAATGCTCAGCAACAGGCAGAGACAATTGTTGCGGAAGCCAGCGCTTACGCCAATGGCGCGTTCAGTGACGACGTAGCTGTTCTACTGGCGCGACGGCAATGA
- a CDS encoding STAS domain-containing protein → MQHINLTQDVLDEGRILKFTIEGDLDLTNAQSIQQSVTQTAASTSAETIIVDIRNVHFIDSAGLAVLLYFHKVTYIDGKMHVIARPKSQPERVLKLDRFNTFMDIRIEE, encoded by the coding sequence ATGCAGCACATCAACCTTACCCAAGACGTGCTCGATGAGGGCCGTATACTCAAATTCACCATCGAAGGTGATCTCGATCTTACCAACGCCCAGTCCATTCAACAGAGTGTTACTCAAACTGCGGCGAGCACTTCCGCAGAAACGATCATCGTCGATATTCGAAACGTGCATTTTATTGACAGCGCGGGTCTGGCTGTTCTGCTTTATTTCCATAAAGTGACCTATATTGATGGTAAAATGCATGTCATTGCACGTCCCAAATCTCAGCCTGAGCGGGTTTTAAAGTTAGACCGATTCAACACGTTTATGGATATTCGGATTGAAGAATAG
- a CDS encoding DUF2500 family protein: MTEASLEIKNAVLCVIGCLDEMGEEFDVAPYSYRVRGCHANLAGGNDAGDGDVQFWPALMAAPVVLFALVATLLGRELQRAAAENAANDASPILETDTKVVAKRTQISGMENASTTYYATFEDNNGIRGEFGVSGSEYGILAEADRLHSAVGCRWADRRRLASISLALIARHGRLRPRRMRCFSRY; the protein is encoded by the coding sequence ATGACCGAGGCAAGCCTGGAGATTAAGAACGCCGTGCTTTGTGTGATCGGATGCCTGGATGAAATGGGCGAGGAATTCGATGTCGCGCCATACTCATATCGCGTGAGGGGTTGCCACGCCAATCTTGCTGGTGGCAATGACGCTGGCGACGGCGACGTGCAGTTTTGGCCTGCGTTGATGGCTGCACCTGTGGTGCTCTTTGCTTTAGTCGCCACGCTCCTGGGACGCGAGCTTCAGAGAGCCGCCGCAGAAAACGCCGCGAATGATGCGTCGCCGATCTTAGAAACGGATACCAAAGTTGTCGCCAAACGCACACAAATATCTGGGATGGAGAACGCTTCCACCACCTATTATGCGACGTTTGAAGACAATAATGGCATAAGGGGTGAATTCGGGGTCAGCGGCTCTGAATACGGAATACTTGCGGAAGCGGATCGGCTCCATTCAGCGGTAGGGTGCCGATGGGCGGATCGTCGCCGTCTGGCGAGCATCTCATTAGCGCTTATCGCACGCCACGGACGCCTGCGTCCACGACGTATGCGGTGTTTTTCGCGGTACTGA
- a CDS encoding NUDIX domain-containing protein gives MESGETPAEAAVREVWEEIGLDVRVVRHLWEGVYGDVERTSPEYCFLVER, from the coding sequence ATTGAATCGGGAGAAACGCCTGCCGAGGCCGCTGTGCGTGAAGTCTGGGAAGAGATAGGGCTGGATGTAAGAGTTGTTCGCCATTTGTGGGAAGGCGTGTATGGCGATGTCGAAAGGACAAGTCCAGAATACTGTTTTCTGGTCGAGCGGTAG
- a CDS encoding site-specific integrase codes for MNEITNLSAQARAYIQNSKSANTIRAYKSDWRQFENWCRNHERESLPASPETTALYATAMAAGSAMSTITRRLASITQAHITAGHEPPTRSAIVRSVMQGIRREKGIAVRQKAPVFTTEIRAMIGAMNPAKLGSIRTRSLLLVGFAGALRRSELVALNVNDLEFATDGLIVTIRRSKGDQDGAGVRVGIPYGSDPLTCPVRTTRSWLDASGISSGPVFRAVNRHGKVSEKRLSDKTVAEIVKCAAELIGKDPANYSGHSLRAGLATAAAEAGVDERAIMSQGRWRSLVVRRYIRHGSLFTDNAAARVGL; via the coding sequence ATGAACGAGATCACGAATTTATCTGCTCAAGCTCGCGCATACATCCAGAACTCCAAATCTGCAAACACCATTAGGGCCTACAAGTCGGATTGGCGGCAATTTGAAAACTGGTGTCGAAATCACGAACGCGAATCGCTTCCTGCTTCGCCAGAAACCACAGCGCTGTACGCTACAGCCATGGCCGCAGGCAGCGCAATGAGCACGATTACTCGTCGGCTCGCTTCGATTACGCAGGCACACATAACGGCGGGGCATGAGCCACCAACTCGATCTGCTATTGTCCGCAGCGTGATGCAAGGCATTCGAAGGGAAAAAGGGATTGCTGTACGCCAGAAAGCTCCTGTATTTACCACGGAAATCCGAGCAATGATCGGTGCCATGAATCCTGCAAAGCTCGGCAGTATCCGAACACGCTCCCTGCTCCTCGTGGGTTTCGCAGGCGCGCTACGACGCTCGGAACTGGTCGCACTCAACGTCAACGACTTGGAGTTCGCTACGGATGGCCTTATAGTCACCATACGACGCAGCAAGGGAGATCAAGATGGCGCAGGAGTTCGTGTAGGCATTCCATATGGATCTGATCCATTAACGTGTCCTGTCAGAACAACACGTTCGTGGCTTGACGCCTCTGGTATCTCGTCTGGCCCCGTGTTTCGAGCAGTCAACCGTCACGGCAAAGTCTCGGAGAAACGCCTTAGCGACAAAACAGTGGCAGAGATTGTAAAATGCGCGGCGGAACTGATCGGCAAAGATCCCGCCAATTATTCTGGTCACTCCCTGCGCGCAGGTCTAGCCACGGCTGCAGCCGAAGCTGGAGTGGACGAACGGGCGATCATGTCTCAAGGACGATGGCGGAGCTTGGTCGTGCGGCGGTACATACGGCATGGGTCGCTGTTTACGGACAACGCTGCGGCTCGTGTGGGGCTATGA
- a CDS encoding recombinase family protein, whose translation MAQPDYYVPSIDAIIKQAKALKLSLATQLMNGGFEEHCSLPIVKSLNDGGHVVDLELIDGKYAAIYVRVSTDKQREDGWSVEDQLRRNIAHCIRKQWAFKIYSDQTLSGSYAWLDSELQKKMAKDRALRYKQTFTKIFLDDASPMKITSSQRRQMEEFLDKKIVDLEEATVDFSDENETGATEYDDDKPDYTGGRHRKLKVRPGLTLLLSNDQRIHTVVVTDLSRLCRSTTLFGELGRILADADISVEGTIERLDYIKRDADMAHGLQGAVFSWFAAIKLQEVVANAIRGISQMLMNGRPHGQVTFWMERNDDGFAHLIEERVRAVRRVIELAWSPENLGYREIAYRMNKEGWQPPRGSRWNGVAIRTILRRKNLMGAQTIFGLDWPVLPAIIDAYDYDRLQQHLATKSEEPIKKSAYSTGYLLTGILRCSACNTTVRFTTNSGVEIYLCQCEKSVREETRDKRHFRLLRQDADRFFNDLMRSYGRNMVKRIQEDPLRQRLLDEIGELNEQVKGQQSLRQERISAATSQAQSTLANIAINPENPQFEIMLQQITTTLLNGMCQTQHALEQRLRMKRADLDRLDQTERPLTTGDRIAQWDQMDDRAKNRIMRQLISQVTLLEIGANEVLEIRLNLTDDNVMPHVPVNREYRGRQVRRRLPSVAEYIAHAYALTT comes from the coding sequence ATGGCTCAACCCGATTACTACGTCCCTTCTATCGATGCTATCATTAAACAGGCTAAGGCTCTCAAGCTATCCTTAGCCACACAACTCATGAACGGAGGCTTCGAAGAACATTGTTCCCTGCCGATAGTGAAGTCTCTCAACGACGGTGGTCATGTCGTGGACTTAGAGCTTATTGACGGCAAGTATGCCGCCATCTACGTCCGAGTATCAACAGATAAACAACGTGAGGATGGTTGGTCCGTGGAAGATCAACTTCGGCGAAACATTGCCCACTGCATCAGAAAGCAGTGGGCATTCAAGATTTATAGCGACCAGACCTTGAGTGGTTCTTACGCATGGCTCGATTCAGAACTTCAGAAGAAAATGGCTAAGGATCGTGCTCTGAGGTACAAACAAACTTTCACGAAAATATTCCTTGATGACGCTTCGCCGATGAAAATCACGTCTTCCCAACGCCGCCAAATGGAGGAGTTCCTCGACAAAAAAATTGTGGACCTTGAGGAAGCAACCGTTGACTTCTCAGACGAAAACGAAACAGGAGCCACAGAGTATGACGATGATAAACCTGACTATACAGGTGGGCGGCACCGAAAGCTGAAGGTTCGCCCAGGGTTGACCTTGCTCTTATCGAATGATCAACGTATACATACAGTAGTAGTCACTGATCTGTCGCGCTTGTGCCGCTCTACAACACTTTTCGGGGAGCTTGGGCGCATTCTTGCCGATGCCGACATCTCCGTCGAAGGCACAATAGAACGTTTGGACTACATTAAAAGGGACGCGGATATGGCTCACGGACTTCAGGGGGCCGTGTTTTCCTGGTTTGCGGCGATCAAGCTCCAGGAAGTTGTGGCAAACGCCATCCGTGGCATATCTCAAATGCTTATGAATGGGCGCCCCCACGGTCAAGTGACGTTTTGGATGGAAAGAAACGACGATGGATTTGCACACCTCATCGAAGAGCGTGTGCGCGCGGTGCGGCGGGTAATCGAACTCGCCTGGTCACCTGAAAATCTTGGTTATCGAGAGATAGCCTACAGAATGAATAAAGAAGGATGGCAACCCCCACGTGGCTCCAGATGGAACGGCGTCGCCATCCGTACTATCCTACGACGGAAGAATCTGATGGGCGCGCAGACAATTTTTGGACTCGACTGGCCTGTATTGCCCGCTATCATCGACGCCTACGATTACGACAGGCTCCAACAGCACCTTGCCACCAAGTCCGAAGAGCCTATAAAGAAATCTGCATACTCCACAGGATATTTGCTGACGGGGATACTAAGATGTAGTGCCTGCAACACAACAGTAAGATTTACTACAAACAGCGGCGTCGAAATTTATCTTTGCCAGTGTGAGAAGTCTGTCCGTGAGGAGACGCGCGACAAGCGGCATTTTAGGCTCCTCAGACAGGATGCTGACAGATTCTTCAACGATCTGATGCGTTCGTACGGTAGAAATATGGTCAAGCGCATTCAGGAAGATCCGCTACGTCAACGTCTCTTGGATGAGATCGGAGAACTCAACGAACAAGTCAAAGGGCAACAATCTTTGCGCCAAGAGCGGATTTCGGCAGCCACCAGTCAAGCTCAATCAACGCTAGCCAACATTGCGATCAACCCTGAAAATCCTCAATTTGAGATAATGCTGCAGCAGATTACAACTACCCTCCTTAACGGCATGTGCCAGACACAACACGCCTTGGAGCAACGCCTGCGCATGAAACGTGCTGATCTTGACAGGCTTGATCAAACCGAGCGACCTTTGACAACTGGTGATCGTATTGCCCAGTGGGATCAGATGGATGATCGCGCCAAGAACAGAATCATGAGGCAACTAATCAGCCAAGTAACACTACTTGAGATTGGAGCCAACGAAGTCCTGGAAATACGCCTGAACCTCACCGATGACAACGTTATGCCACATGTGCCTGTTAATAGAGAGTATCGTGGGCGGCAGGTGCGTCGTCGCCTTCCGAGCGTTGCGGAGTATATTGCTCATGCATATGCACTCACGACATAA
- a CDS encoding NAD-dependent epimerase/dehydratase family protein, with amino-acid sequence MNVLVIGGSGYLGQLVLPFLSERHRLRVLDLRPPSNPALEYIPGSVANTDALAEAVIGMDAVLFMAMGSNVPLDGDLWGRIESHADAFDVSVKGLYLTLYSAYQAGVKHAVYTSSMSIYKGNCLGRPGADEDTPPDADHPYALTKRLGEDVCRAVSRHRGMSVNALRLYMPVPEDRWREEAVKNQFTPWTTAEDTARAMLAALEYRDGFQAFTISGDYEQRVLNQEKAKRLLDWEPRQRLPEKRGQ; translated from the coding sequence TTGAACGTTCTTGTGATCGGCGGTTCCGGATACCTCGGCCAGCTCGTCCTGCCGTTTCTCTCCGAGCGCCACCGTCTGAGGGTGCTGGACCTGCGGCCGCCGTCGAATCCCGCACTGGAGTACATCCCGGGGAGCGTCGCCAATACCGACGCTTTGGCGGAGGCCGTGATCGGGATGGACGCCGTGCTGTTCATGGCGATGGGCAGCAATGTTCCGCTGGATGGCGATCTTTGGGGACGTATCGAGTCGCATGCCGACGCGTTTGATGTAAGCGTCAAGGGGCTTTATCTCACCCTGTACTCCGCGTATCAAGCGGGCGTCAAACATGCCGTCTACACGAGCAGCATGTCCATCTACAAGGGAAACTGCCTGGGGCGGCCCGGCGCCGACGAGGACACGCCGCCCGATGCCGACCATCCCTACGCGCTGACCAAGCGTCTGGGCGAGGACGTGTGCCGAGCCGTCAGCCGCCATCGCGGCATGAGCGTCAACGCCTTGCGTTTGTACATGCCCGTGCCGGAGGATCGGTGGCGGGAAGAGGCAGTGAAAAACCAATTCACGCCCTGGACTACGGCGGAGGACACCGCCCGCGCGATGCTGGCGGCGCTGGAGTATCGGGATGGTTTCCAGGCGTTCACCATTAGCGGCGACTACGAACAGCGGGTGCTGAATCAGGAGAAGGCGAAGCGTCTTTTAGACTGGGAGCCGCGCCAGCGGCTCCCAGAGAAACGCGGTCAGTGA
- a CDS encoding phytanoyl-CoA dioxygenase family protein encodes MTAPSQELQDYLFDLNGYLILKDAVEPALLASLNAAFDEFPPLEQSEWWGNAQRRDYTGDTGFELHNCVEAGSPFEQLIDHPSWINLVKRYCGEYDSYIEGLFIDEAIASIRRSGGHHPAHSGGYKGALRGRYQYDHGVFRCGQCNIIVALTEIGPGDGPTMVVPGSHKSNLPHPGAGDYSRGDRMDDLAGAVPAYLNKGDALLFVDGLMHGGSSRARTDGERRVTIYRYGPVWSAPRFGYEYSPALLDRLTPERRRILQPVAPTRPPQA; translated from the coding sequence ATGACCGCGCCAAGCCAGGAACTTCAGGACTATCTTTTCGATCTTAACGGATACTTGATTCTCAAGGACGCCGTGGAGCCCGCGCTGCTCGCCAGTTTGAATGCGGCGTTCGACGAATTTCCGCCGCTGGAGCAGAGCGAGTGGTGGGGGAACGCGCAGCGCCGCGATTATACGGGCGATACGGGGTTTGAGCTTCACAACTGCGTGGAGGCGGGGAGCCCCTTCGAGCAGCTTATCGATCATCCTTCGTGGATCAACTTAGTCAAACGATACTGCGGCGAGTACGATTCCTATATCGAGGGACTGTTTATCGACGAAGCCATCGCGTCAATCCGCCGCTCGGGCGGGCACCATCCGGCGCACTCCGGCGGATACAAGGGCGCCCTGCGCGGCCGATATCAGTACGACCACGGCGTGTTTCGCTGCGGACAGTGCAACATCATCGTGGCGCTGACGGAGATCGGTCCCGGCGATGGGCCGACGATGGTGGTTCCGGGCAGCCACAAGTCCAACCTGCCCCACCCCGGCGCGGGCGACTATTCACGCGGGGACCGCATGGACGATCTCGCGGGCGCCGTCCCCGCCTATCTGAACAAAGGCGACGCTCTTCTGTTCGTAGACGGTTTGATGCACGGCGGCAGCAGCCGCGCCAGGACCGACGGCGAGCGGCGCGTCACCATCTACCGTTATGGCCCGGTGTGGAGCGCGCCCCGTTTCGGCTACGAGTACTCCCCGGCGCTTCTGGACCGTCTCACGCCCGAACGCCGGCGCATTCTCCAGCCCGTCGCGCCCACGCGTCCGCCGCAGGCGTAA
- a CDS encoding AraC family transcriptional regulator yields MGAKFSFLAGYRYDTRIPEWRGGSIHRIAVSTPMASGHLHPELEINLVLSGRAVYLLGDRRYELRRNSLVWLFPEQDHMMIEASADYSMWLGLFRPELIAQACRSAEGAVLTQANPEGYFCRQLAEDAARSLEGVFAGVAGAADDRDRYYTGLGWALLSAWSAHRAAEDTAPDTELHPSVDKAVRLIRSNEAPESLEDLAREAHLSLSRLSRLFREQTGLSLIEFRNRQRLERFARIYGKGGGHSILEAALDAGFGSYPQFHRVFTEHMGCGPAEYRRRLRKQPHG; encoded by the coding sequence ATGGGCGCAAAGTTCTCATTTCTCGCTGGTTATCGCTACGACACGCGAATCCCCGAATGGCGGGGCGGATCCATCCATCGGATTGCGGTGTCGACTCCCATGGCGTCGGGACATCTGCATCCGGAGCTGGAGATCAATCTGGTTCTCAGCGGCCGCGCCGTGTATCTGCTGGGGGATCGGCGGTACGAGCTGCGCCGGAATTCGCTGGTCTGGCTCTTTCCGGAGCAGGACCATATGATGATCGAAGCCTCCGCCGACTACTCCATGTGGCTTGGATTGTTCCGGCCGGAGCTGATCGCACAGGCGTGCCGGAGCGCGGAGGGCGCGGTGCTGACGCAGGCAAATCCCGAGGGATATTTTTGCCGCCAGCTCGCCGAGGATGCGGCGCGGTCGCTGGAGGGTGTCTTCGCGGGCGTCGCCGGCGCGGCGGACGACCGGGACCGTTACTACACCGGGCTCGGGTGGGCCCTGCTGTCCGCATGGTCCGCGCATCGAGCGGCCGAGGACACCGCCCCGGATACGGAGCTGCACCCCTCGGTGGACAAAGCCGTTCGGCTGATCCGATCGAACGAAGCGCCGGAAAGCCTGGAGGATCTGGCGCGGGAAGCGCATCTGAGCTTGTCCCGGCTGAGCCGCCTGTTCAGGGAACAGACGGGCCTGTCGCTGATTGAGTTTCGCAACCGGCAGCGGCTGGAGCGGTTCGCGCGCATCTACGGAAAAGGCGGCGGCCACTCAATCCTCGAAGCGGCCCTGGACGCCGGCTTTGGGAGCTACCCACAGTTCCACCGCGTCTTCACCGAACACATGGGCTGCGGCCCGGCGGAGTACCGAAGGCGTTTGCGCAAGCAGCCGCACGGATAA